The following coding sequences are from one Granulicella arctica window:
- a CDS encoding AAA family ATPase → MSSPNRDAAVALAHQGFRIFPCNADKTPKGPWASIEPRSPFAISGVWKADDLPGFPIGKHGMIVIDCDCKPDGPDGVAAFDDLCSREGIDRSEAFVVTTPSGGLHFYFRTETPYGNSSGSLPPGIDVRGKGGYVIAPGAVLPDGRTYRHDHGSWDTIPALPEALASYLKPKDGLTLPDAVADAPEATGEVLPIPTERDRTYAERALEDEVTKLSALGHGSRRNAALNDACFVMGTLAGNGSIDPQHVGEQLLRASEINGHAAKHGFDQTVATIQSGIRAGLAKPRPLLSDAPDIPIDGLLNAAKVSNRDAAIKPSVKRSVSLLQGSEIQETPITWLWDGYLPQGKLTLLAGAGGTGKSTLAFSITATITTAGLWPDGTRCNQAGNVLIWSSEDDPADTIKPRLMAVNADPTRYGIISGTIDEHGIRDAFDAGRDMDSLREAVKSIGGIKLLIIDPIVTAVTGDMHKANDVRRSLQAIVDFAAEMNCAVIGITHFAKNTGGRNSAERVIGSQAFAALARMVLVAAKEEESDRRVFTRAKSNNSVDTGGFAYTIEALSLHRGIIATRVVWGEALEGSSRSILADVESEETEESSQMSKAQSYLLEALKHGPVPSKELMEHAREIHGISPKTCRRAKDELRIQARKAGMTSGWLWQLPVSG, encoded by the coding sequence ATGAGCAGCCCAAACAGAGACGCAGCCGTAGCACTCGCCCATCAGGGTTTCCGTATCTTTCCGTGCAATGCAGACAAGACACCGAAAGGACCGTGGGCAAGTATTGAGCCACGATCACCGTTTGCTATCTCTGGCGTTTGGAAAGCGGACGATCTACCCGGCTTTCCTATCGGCAAGCATGGAATGATCGTTATCGACTGTGACTGTAAACCGGATGGGCCGGATGGCGTAGCAGCGTTCGATGATCTATGCAGTCGAGAGGGAATCGACCGCTCAGAGGCCTTCGTTGTTACGACGCCTTCAGGTGGCTTACACTTCTACTTCCGTACCGAAACGCCCTATGGCAATTCCAGCGGCTCTCTTCCCCCAGGTATCGATGTGCGCGGTAAGGGTGGCTACGTCATCGCTCCCGGTGCGGTCCTGCCTGATGGTCGCACGTATCGTCACGATCACGGCTCATGGGACACGATACCGGCTCTTCCTGAAGCACTCGCAAGCTACCTGAAGCCGAAGGACGGTCTAACCCTGCCCGACGCCGTAGCGGACGCGCCTGAAGCTACTGGTGAAGTCCTGCCCATTCCTACAGAGCGTGACCGAACATACGCCGAAAGGGCGCTAGAGGATGAGGTCACAAAGTTGTCAGCGCTTGGGCATGGTAGCCGTCGAAATGCGGCTCTAAATGACGCATGCTTTGTCATGGGAACACTCGCAGGGAACGGCAGCATTGATCCGCAGCACGTCGGAGAGCAACTGCTCCGTGCAAGCGAGATCAATGGTCATGCCGCAAAGCATGGGTTTGATCAAACCGTTGCGACGATTCAAAGCGGCATTAGAGCCGGTCTAGCGAAACCGCGTCCGCTCTTGTCTGATGCGCCTGACATCCCGATTGACGGACTACTAAACGCAGCCAAGGTTTCAAATAGAGATGCTGCAATCAAGCCAAGCGTCAAGCGTTCCGTGTCGCTGCTCCAAGGATCGGAGATACAGGAGACGCCTATAACGTGGCTCTGGGACGGTTATCTTCCTCAAGGCAAACTTACGCTTTTAGCCGGAGCAGGCGGTACGGGTAAGTCTACGCTCGCCTTCAGTATCACAGCGACGATCACAACTGCCGGTCTATGGCCTGATGGGACGCGATGCAATCAAGCCGGAAACGTCTTGATATGGAGCAGCGAGGATGATCCTGCCGATACGATCAAGCCGAGACTAATGGCCGTGAACGCTGACCCTACTCGCTACGGCATTATCTCCGGCACGATAGATGAGCACGGCATTCGTGATGCCTTCGATGCAGGGCGCGACATGGACAGTTTGCGCGAAGCCGTCAAAAGCATCGGCGGTATCAAGCTGCTCATCATTGACCCAATCGTGACAGCTGTAACAGGCGACATGCATAAGGCCAACGATGTCCGACGCAGCCTGCAAGCTATCGTAGACTTCGCAGCGGAGATGAATTGCGCTGTGATCGGGATCACCCATTTTGCAAAGAACACAGGCGGGCGAAATTCAGCCGAGCGTGTCATCGGCTCGCAGGCATTCGCGGCGCTCGCTCGCATGGTGCTAGTTGCAGCGAAAGAAGAAGAGTCAGACCGTCGCGTATTCACCCGCGCCAAGTCGAACAACTCAGTCGATACGGGCGGCTTTGCCTATACCATCGAAGCCCTCTCGCTTCATCGCGGCATCATTGCTACGCGAGTAGTTTGGGGCGAAGCGCTGGAAGGTTCATCCCGTTCCATCTTGGCTGATGTAGAGAGCGAAGAAACAGAGGAATCGAGCCAAATGAGTAAAGCTCAGAGCTATCTTCTGGAAGCGCTGAAGCATGGTCCTGTTCCGTCCAAAGAACTCATGGAACATGCGCGAGAGATACACGGCATCTCTCCTAAGACATGCCGCAGAGCCAAAGACGAGCTACGCATTCAAGCGCGGAAAGCTGGCATGACTAGCGGGTGGCTCTGGCAGCTTCCGGTTAGCGGTTGA
- a CDS encoding site-specific integrase, which translates to MKLAPRRDPYWHLIAEGQHLGYRRTEMGGTWIARQYTRDHGRRFQALGAADDTITADGAGVQSFAQAVEAAQTWFRRLVTDESGEVAGGPYTVAQAMAEYIADRERTKRKSQGRARLIVDGHIVPALGKIDLSKLTQSKLKDWRDKLATNAPRVRTGFVMEKRMVRTLRNGVYKDRMKERATNVPLPQASRPIDTSDPEALRKRQATANRILTVLKAALNFAHEQGHIASKAAWENVKPFRKVDVPKIRFLTADEVQALIPACEPSFSVLVKAALLTGCRFGELTGLKVGAFDPVQGTIFIAESKNGESRHVDLTDEGIALFSDVTANRDSKETIFLRANGKIWKSSEQKRPMDAACEAAKIEGVTFHILRHTWASLSVMNGMPIAVVAENLGHKDTRITERHYAHLSKSFKRASIRANAPSYGFGASA; encoded by the coding sequence ATGAAGCTCGCCCCTAGACGTGATCCCTATTGGCATCTGATCGCCGAAGGTCAGCATCTTGGCTACAGGCGCACAGAGATGGGTGGGACATGGATTGCTCGCCAGTACACCCGAGACCACGGCAGACGCTTTCAGGCGCTTGGCGCGGCTGATGACACAATCACGGCAGACGGAGCGGGTGTACAGTCGTTTGCTCAGGCTGTAGAGGCTGCTCAGACGTGGTTCCGCAGGTTGGTGACAGATGAGAGTGGCGAAGTCGCTGGCGGGCCTTACACGGTCGCTCAGGCGATGGCTGAGTACATCGCAGACCGCGAGAGAACGAAACGGAAGTCTCAGGGCAGGGCGCGTCTGATCGTTGACGGTCATATCGTTCCGGCGCTCGGCAAGATCGACCTGAGTAAACTCACCCAATCAAAGCTGAAGGATTGGCGCGATAAGCTGGCGACGAACGCGCCGCGTGTACGGACAGGGTTTGTAATGGAAAAGCGAATGGTTCGGACGCTCCGCAATGGCGTTTACAAGGACAGGATGAAGGAACGCGCAACAAACGTCCCCTTGCCACAGGCATCCCGTCCCATTGATACATCTGACCCGGAAGCGCTACGCAAGCGCCAAGCCACAGCAAACCGCATCTTGACAGTCCTCAAAGCAGCCTTGAACTTTGCCCATGAGCAGGGACATATAGCGAGCAAAGCGGCATGGGAGAACGTCAAACCTTTCCGCAAGGTAGATGTTCCGAAGATTCGCTTTCTGACAGCGGACGAAGTACAGGCATTGATTCCAGCGTGTGAGCCGTCGTTTAGCGTGTTGGTCAAAGCCGCGCTACTGACAGGATGCCGTTTTGGAGAATTGACGGGGCTGAAGGTGGGAGCATTCGACCCGGTGCAGGGAACTATCTTCATTGCCGAGAGCAAGAACGGGGAATCACGTCACGTTGATCTTACGGACGAAGGAATCGCGCTCTTCAGTGACGTGACGGCTAACAGGGACAGCAAGGAAACTATATTCCTACGTGCTAACGGCAAGATTTGGAAGTCATCCGAGCAGAAACGCCCAATGGACGCGGCTTGCGAAGCTGCAAAGATAGAAGGCGTTACGTTTCACATTCTCCGGCATACATGGGCGTCATTGTCTGTAATGAACGGGATGCCGATTGCTGTAGTGGCTGAGAATTTAGGTCATAAGGACACGCGCATCACAGAGCGCCATTATGCCCATCTGTCCAAGTCGTTCAAGCGAGCAAGCATTCGGGCGAATGCTCCGTCCTATGGATTCGGCGCATCAGCATAA
- a CDS encoding PLP-dependent cysteine synthase family protein: MVVAQDIALPKSVETLRSLVGNTPLLEITFRYGSSVRKLYAKAEYLNFTGSIKDRMALHILCSAYAEGHLKPGDSIVEATSGNTGIALSAIGTAMGHPVIIYMPDWMSRERVQLIQSYGAKVVLVSREEGGFLGSIRLTEEHRRREANVFLPRQFANAANVRAHALTTGPEIMQQLVSKNMALDAFVAGVGTGGTVMGMAEYLRAAGSKAKIYPVEPAESPTLSTGFKVGSHRIQGISDEFIPDILKLDMIDDVLSVSDGDSILMAQKLASTLGLAVGISSGCNFLAAVMAQGRLPNRSVVATVFSDDNRKYLSTDLMKDEPVKDTYMSPSIELLDFTVIR; encoded by the coding sequence ATGGTTGTAGCCCAAGATATAGCATTGCCGAAAAGCGTGGAGACTCTACGTAGCCTAGTTGGAAACACGCCTCTGCTCGAAATTACTTTTCGATACGGGTCTTCTGTTCGCAAACTCTATGCGAAGGCAGAGTATCTCAACTTTACTGGGTCGATTAAGGACCGGATGGCATTGCATATTTTGTGCTCTGCGTATGCTGAAGGGCATTTGAAGCCAGGCGATTCAATTGTGGAAGCGACAAGCGGGAACACGGGCATAGCCCTTTCCGCTATCGGAACAGCAATGGGCCATCCGGTAATTATCTATATGCCGGATTGGATGAGTAGGGAGCGCGTTCAGTTGATTCAGAGCTACGGCGCCAAGGTTGTATTGGTGTCGCGAGAAGAGGGTGGTTTCCTAGGCAGCATTCGCCTTACAGAGGAGCATCGAAGGCGGGAGGCTAACGTATTTCTGCCTCGCCAATTTGCAAATGCGGCGAACGTTCGGGCACACGCCTTGACGACGGGACCGGAAATTATGCAACAGCTTGTGTCTAAAAACATGGCATTGGATGCATTCGTCGCAGGTGTCGGGACTGGGGGGACGGTCATGGGAATGGCGGAGTACCTGCGGGCAGCAGGCAGCAAAGCCAAGATCTATCCAGTGGAGCCAGCCGAATCTCCTACCCTGTCCACTGGTTTTAAAGTAGGTTCTCACCGTATCCAGGGCATATCGGATGAGTTCATCCCAGATATTCTCAAGCTCGACATGATCGACGATGTTCTCTCGGTTTCTGACGGCGACTCGATCTTGATGGCACAGAAGCTGGCCTCTACTCTGGGCCTGGCTGTGGGGATTTCGTCTGGCTGCAACTTCCTCGCCGCCGTGATGGCGCAGGGGCGACTCCCAAATAGATCTGTCGTGGCAACGGTATTCAGCGATGACAATCGGAAGTATCTGAGTACGGATCTGATGAAAGATGAGCCCGTGAAAGATACATATATGAGCCCTTCCATTGAGCTTCTAGACTTTACTGTGATTCGCTAG
- a CDS encoding acyl-CoA dehydrogenase family protein, whose protein sequence is MAFKFQGVDFIEFDSLLSEDELLVRANTRAYIEDNLIPIIEQCNRDGRFPRELVLPMGELGFYGATLDGYGCAGMNNVEYGLLTQELERGDSGIRSFVSVQSALVMYPIYTFGSEEQKSHWLPKMAIGEKLGCFGLTEPDFGSNPSGMRTRARKDGDHYILNGEKMWITSGSLADVAVIWAKVEEPDVSPDDWRIRGFLVETDRPGFSAQDVHGKWSLRASVTSGLSMQEVRIPATNVLPKSDGLKSPLMCLSQARYGISWGAIGAAMACYDTALQYAKQRKQFRGQPIASHQLIQEKLAWMIAEITKAQLLSLQVGRLKDKGKAAFQHISMAKKNNVWMALECARMARDILGANGIADDYPIMRHMMNLESVKTYEGTHDIHTLIIGNSITGIPAF, encoded by the coding sequence ATGGCATTCAAGTTTCAAGGCGTTGACTTTATCGAGTTCGATTCCCTGCTCTCCGAAGATGAGCTTCTCGTCCGTGCGAACACTCGCGCCTACATCGAAGACAACCTGATCCCGATTATCGAGCAGTGCAACCGCGATGGCCGCTTCCCCCGGGAGTTGGTGCTTCCGATGGGCGAGCTAGGCTTCTACGGAGCCACCCTGGATGGCTACGGTTGCGCAGGAATGAACAACGTCGAATACGGTCTCTTGACGCAAGAGCTCGAACGCGGAGACTCAGGCATACGCAGCTTCGTCAGCGTGCAATCCGCACTGGTCATGTATCCGATCTACACATTCGGCTCAGAGGAGCAGAAGTCTCACTGGTTGCCGAAGATGGCTATAGGAGAAAAACTTGGTTGCTTCGGCCTGACGGAGCCTGACTTCGGCTCGAACCCCAGCGGCATGCGCACCCGCGCTCGCAAGGATGGCGACCACTACATCCTCAACGGCGAAAAGATGTGGATCACCTCAGGCAGCCTAGCGGATGTCGCCGTCATCTGGGCCAAGGTGGAAGAACCGGACGTCTCTCCGGACGATTGGCGCATTCGCGGCTTTCTGGTCGAAACAGATCGCCCCGGATTCTCCGCGCAGGATGTACACGGCAAGTGGTCCCTTCGGGCATCGGTTACATCCGGTCTCTCCATGCAGGAAGTGCGGATTCCGGCGACGAACGTTCTCCCTAAGTCCGACGGGCTGAAGTCTCCACTAATGTGCCTCAGCCAGGCCCGCTATGGCATCAGTTGGGGAGCCATTGGCGCAGCGATGGCCTGCTACGACACCGCATTGCAATACGCGAAGCAACGCAAGCAGTTCCGCGGCCAACCCATTGCAAGCCATCAACTTATACAGGAAAAGCTGGCCTGGATGATTGCCGAGATCACGAAGGCGCAACTGCTATCGCTCCAAGTAGGCCGGCTCAAGGACAAGGGAAAAGCTGCTTTCCAGCACATCTCCATGGCGAAGAAAAACAACGTCTGGATGGCGTTGGAGTGCGCCCGCATGGCCCGCGACATCCTCGGAGCCAACGGCATCGCCGACGACTACCCCATCATGCGCCACATGATGAACCTCGAATCCGTCAAAACCTACGAAGGCACCCACGACATCCACACCCTCATCATAGGAAACAGTATCACCGGTATCCCCGCATTTTGA
- a CDS encoding 2-oxoacid:acceptor oxidoreductase subunit alpha produces the protein MATENVALAASAEGGTLVEPDTQPQSSQRNIVNDFTIQIATVNGSGSQSANLVLLKSIFRMGIPVSGKNLFPSNIAGLPTWYTIRASKDGYVARKKEIDILIAMNPETSKEDILSLPTGAAAIYEESANLKQFRDDIACYPVPFDKLTAAVCSEAKLRKLVRNMIYVGIVAQLLKMNMTAVEATLRKQFAKKVKAADLNWAAVQAGYDYASTTFTKNDPFVLEAMNATDGKIIIDGNAAAALGCIFAGCTVVMWYPITPSSSLVENFIDYAKRYRLEEDGKATFAVVQAEDELAAIGAVFGAGWAGARAMTSTSGPGISLMAEFTGLGYYAEIPGVIFDIQRTGPSTGMPTRNQQGDLLSVAFLSHGDTKHVMLIPGSVKECYEMAQSAFDLAEQLQTPVFVMSDLDLGMNNWMSEPFAYPDNPLNRGKVLSAEDLTRLGGFARYKDVDGDGIGYRTLPGTDHPLAAYFTRGSGHNEKSQYTERPDDYFNNMERLSRKFETARTLVPHPEIIQTGKSKIGLIAFGSSDFATRESRDQLNKEYALDTGYMRLRAYPFSREVHEFVAAHDRVYVIEQNRDAQMLSLLKLDLQAEDIVKLRSIRHFNGLPIDARSVTDDLVTQEGI, from the coding sequence ATGGCGACAGAAAACGTCGCGCTGGCAGCCAGTGCCGAAGGCGGCACATTGGTCGAGCCAGACACGCAGCCGCAATCTTCGCAAAGAAACATCGTCAACGACTTCACCATTCAGATAGCGACTGTCAATGGATCCGGATCGCAGTCAGCTAATCTGGTCCTGCTCAAATCAATATTTCGAATGGGCATTCCGGTCAGCGGCAAAAACCTATTCCCTTCCAATATCGCCGGGTTGCCGACCTGGTACACCATCCGTGCCAGCAAAGACGGATATGTCGCTCGCAAGAAAGAGATCGACATCCTGATCGCGATGAATCCGGAAACCTCGAAGGAGGACATACTTTCGCTGCCCACAGGTGCCGCGGCGATCTATGAAGAGTCGGCCAACCTAAAGCAATTTCGCGACGATATAGCCTGTTATCCGGTTCCATTCGACAAGCTGACAGCCGCGGTTTGCTCTGAGGCGAAGCTGCGCAAGCTCGTCAGAAACATGATCTACGTCGGCATCGTCGCACAGCTTCTGAAGATGAACATGACAGCCGTCGAAGCAACGCTGCGCAAACAGTTCGCAAAAAAGGTGAAAGCAGCAGACCTGAACTGGGCGGCAGTGCAAGCTGGTTACGACTACGCTTCGACAACATTCACCAAGAACGATCCCTTCGTGCTCGAAGCAATGAACGCGACCGATGGCAAGATCATCATCGATGGAAACGCCGCCGCTGCACTCGGCTGCATCTTTGCTGGCTGCACTGTGGTGATGTGGTATCCCATCACGCCATCGTCATCGCTGGTGGAGAACTTCATCGACTATGCCAAACGTTATCGCCTCGAGGAAGACGGCAAAGCGACCTTCGCCGTTGTGCAAGCAGAAGACGAGCTCGCAGCAATAGGAGCAGTGTTCGGAGCAGGTTGGGCAGGCGCCCGCGCCATGACCTCAACCTCCGGTCCCGGAATCTCGCTCATGGCCGAATTCACTGGCCTCGGCTACTATGCCGAGATCCCCGGAGTCATCTTCGACATACAACGCACCGGCCCATCCACAGGCATGCCAACGCGCAACCAGCAGGGGGACCTACTCTCCGTCGCATTCCTCTCGCATGGAGATACAAAACACGTCATGCTCATTCCCGGCAGCGTGAAGGAATGCTACGAGATGGCGCAATCAGCGTTTGATCTGGCAGAGCAGCTACAGACACCAGTGTTTGTCATGTCCGATCTCGATCTGGGAATGAACAACTGGATGTCCGAGCCCTTTGCTTACCCGGACAACCCCCTGAATCGCGGCAAGGTATTGAGCGCAGAAGACCTGACAAGGCTCGGTGGATTCGCTCGCTACAAGGATGTCGATGGCGATGGCATAGGCTATCGCACCCTGCCGGGTACCGATCATCCCCTCGCCGCATACTTCACCCGTGGCAGCGGCCACAACGAGAAGTCCCAGTACACAGAGCGACCGGACGACTACTTCAACAATATGGAACGTCTGTCCAGAAAGTTTGAGACCGCACGCACGCTCGTTCCTCACCCCGAGATCATACAGACCGGTAAATCCAAAATCGGTTTGATCGCCTTCGGCTCATCTGATTTTGCAACGCGTGAGAGCCGCGATCAACTCAACAAGGAATACGCTCTTGACACTGGCTATATGCGACTGCGCGCCTATCCGTTCTCGCGTGAGGTGCATGAGTTCGTCGCTGCGCATGATCGCGTCTATGTGATCGAGCAGAACCGTGACGCACAGATGTTAAGCCTGCTGAAGCTCGATCTGCAAGCAGAAGACATCGTGAAGCTGCGCAGCATCCGCCACTTCAACGGACTGCCGATCGACGCTCGCTCCGTCACCGATGACCTTGTCACACAGGAAGGAATCTAA